The genomic region ATTGTACTCTTTCCAATTTGCGATACGATATCTCTGTCTAAGTGAGGATTTCTTTTTCATTTTGAAAGAGGTTATTGTTCCTCCTCATCTTAGACATACTCCTATTCCCGTACAATTTATTTGTGCAACAAAGCCATTCCTGATTCCTAATTCCTAATTCCTGATTCCTAATTCCTGATTCCTACTTCTTGTCTCCAAGTTGTAAAATTCTTGCCGCTGCGATTGCTGCGTTTTCAGGATCAAGAACGGTCATTACTGGTACATTTGAAGGCATTTGAAGTGTTGATTGTACATTTACCATCATGTCCATCTTATCTCGAAAAGGAGGACATGCAATTACCGGATGCGTTGAATTTCCTGCGCAGAATCCGGAAAGTGCATTCGATCTTCCGGCAACAGTAATATATACGATTTTCTCCGACTCGTATTTCTCGAGAATTTCGAGAACTTTTTTGGGAGACTTGTGAGCTGAAGCGACATGGGTTTCAAATTCAACATGATTTTCTGTAAGTTTTGCTTCGATTTTCGCTGCAAATTCTTTATCAGACTCGGAACCAAGAATGAGGATGACTTTCTTCATGAGAATATAAAAATGAGGATGTCTTTATTTTGCCAAAAAAAAGGAAAAAGAAAAACATGTGGAGAATTCCATATTGTAAAATATAAAAATATGTAGTATAATGACACGATACAAACTTTTTTAATATTCAATGAAATTCCGTATCGGTGTCATGGGATCGGCTCAAGGTCCGGCGATGAGCAAACACTCAAATGAAGAGAAAGCAAGAGCTCTGGGAAGAGCTATTGCTGAAAAGCGCTGTATTTTGGTGAATGGCTCCTGCCCAGGACTTCCAGATGACGCAGCGGAGGGCGCAAAAAAGGCAGGTGGATTTGTCCTGGGAATTTCCCCAGCATTTTCGCTGAAGGAACATATTAAAAGTTACAAATCTCCAATTGAACACTATGATATTATTCTCTATACGGGAATGGGGCTTATGGAGCGAGATATTGTCAATATTCGCTCTTCTGATGCCATTGTGATTATCGGTGGCGGGATCGGCACTCTGAATGAATTTACCGTGGCATTTGACGAAGGAAAACCACTCGGAATTCTCACCGAAACTGATGGAATTGCGGATCACATTCCAGAAGTAGTAAAGCTTTGTCATCGAAAGCTCAATGATCGTGTTATTTTTGATAATAACCCGAGAAGACTCGTTGCGCGAATTCTTGACATTCTCAGAAAAGACTCCGGTCCAATTCTTGAAGATGAACGTATTATTTCGAATCTCACTTTTGAAGACGACAACACGACATCAAATGTGACTATTACGAAGAGCGCAAAGTCTACTTCTCATACTGATTCGCTTTAGAAATATTGCGGATATATTTCTTCAATTGAGAAGCAGTAAGCAGTATGCGGTAAGCAGTAAGCCAAATTTTTACAATACTTATTGCTTATCGCTTACTGCATATTGCTTTCCTATTCTTATTTGCACATAAGAAAATATGCAGCATTTTTATTAAGAATTTGGAGAAGATTTACTCTTCTTCAAGACTTCCAAATGCGAATACCTCCTCTCTCACCTTTTCTCCCCACAAACTTATCGGGCGAAAATCGAGACTCTGTATGCGTTTCCAGACAAGACGAATCTCTTCCGCGAGCGCATTTTTTTCTTCGGGAGTGACGGAAAATGTAAGTTTTTTAAAAGCTCCAGAATCATTTGGAATGAGGAAATCGATTTCACATACTTCCGCTTTTTCTGGAAATTTTGATGAGAAATCAGCAAGAAGCGAATAAAACACCATTTGCCGAAAATATCTGCCCGCAGTAATTTTTCCCGCATCCGAATCGCGAAGACCGCGAATCTCATTTTCTGATTTCGGAGAAGTGGCTTTATAATCAATAATTTTTACAGTTTTCTGAGACTCAGAAATCCATTCTACTTTGTCGATTTTTCCCGTCAGCGGAATTTTCCCGTCGAGAAAAACGCCATGTGAGCGAAAATTGAGTTCCGTTTTATATGTCGAAGTGAATTTCCCCTGATATTCCATAAAATATTTTTTGAGAATTTCTTTTCCTTCTTTTTTAAGGGATTCGAATTCATCTTCCGTGAGTGCTTCCCGATGAAGACTTTCTAAAAACACTTTTTCTGATGATTCTCGATCCTCCTTTGGAAATAATCGAAAAAACTCTTCAAGCGCACGATGAAGAGCCGTACCAAGTATTGCGCTCGGATGTTTCACCGTGGGAACGTTCAGCACATTTTCCCAAAGAAATTTCTGTGGATTTTCCCGATAATTTTCAAATGCGGAATGAGAAAGAGCGAAATTTTCGGGATCGAGTGCACTTTTTAAAAAATCTTCCGGTAATACTGAACTTTTTTTCGGAGACCAGAAAATTTGTCCCTTGAGAACTTGCACCGCCTGATTCTCATCAGCGTTTGTATGCTGGACTTCAGAATACTGATCTTTCGGAAGTTCTGTGAAAAATCGCGATTCTGATTTTTCTGATTGGGTTACATCAATAGCGCTTCTTGAGAGAAAAAGATACGTTTTTGTCCGCGTCATCGCGACATAAAAGAGTCGTCTCTCTTCTTCATTTTCATTTTCCTCATGAGAAAATTTGAGGAATCCTTCTGGAAGCGATATTTTTGAATGTATTCGTTTATCTCCCCATTTTCCCCGATTTCCATGAATGAGAAAAACCGCTTCAAATTCGAGTCCTTTTGATTTGTGGACGGTGAGGAGCTGAACATTTTCTGCGGAGCTCAAAATATCTCTCGATTCGAGCGGGAGATCAAATTCTTCACGAATATCCAGCCGATGTAAAAATGATTCCAAATTCGTCTGGAAATTCCCTTCAGAATATTTTTTCACTTCAGCAAAAAGAGCATTAATGGCGTTGATTTCTTCGATATTCTTGAGTGATGGAATATCCTTCCCTCCTGACAATGGACGCACTTCCCCCTGATAAGGGGGACTGAGGGGGTTCGCCAGAGATTCTAAAATTCCGCTTTCCGTCATCATTTTCTGAAAAAACTCTATGAGCGACAAATTTGAAAGATCAGCACGCCACCTCTCAATATGTTCTGCAAAGACGAGAAACTCTCGAGGAAGTTCTTCTTTTTCCGAACGATGTACAAGGAAATAGTGAAAGAGTTTTCCGTCTTTTCTCTCCTTTGTTCTCCTGACTTTTTCCCAAATATTCCAACTCACTTCAATAGGAATATTCCAAAATGAATAGTGGAGACATTCAAAAAAGAGCGCATCGTCCGAAGGACTTAAAAGAAGACGCCACGTATTCAGAATTTGACGGATAAGTTTCGTGCGAAGCGCGTTCCCCTTCCCCGAAAAACTCGCAGGAATATTCTGTTTTTCAAGAAAATCGAGAAGCTCAAATCCTTCTGCATTATTCCGAAAAAGTACTGAAATTTCTCCATAAGGAATCTTTTTCTTCTCATGAAGTTCGTGAATTTTTTCCGCAAGAAAAAAATGTTCCTGTTCTTCATGAGAAAAAATGTGAATTTCCGGAAGAATATTTTTCGTATTTCGAGCGGACGAGAGGTCTTTGAGAAGTCCTTGAATTTTTTTGGTGAGGCGCTCTTCATTCTGGGCAATACTCTGACTTGCCAGATCAAGAACTGCTTGCGTACTCCGATAATTTTCTGTGAGAGGGATAATTTTTGCTTCCGGAAATTTTTCCCGAAAGAAAAGAATATTTTCGAGCGCAGCACCT from Candidatus Peregrinibacteria bacterium harbors:
- a CDS encoding AIR carboxylase family protein; its protein translation is MKKVILILGSESDKEFAAKIEAKLTENHVEFETHVASAHKSPKKVLEILEKYESEKIVYITVAGRSNALSGFCAGNSTHPVIACPPFRDKMDMMVNVQSTLQMPSNVPVMTVLDPENAAIAAARILQLGDKK
- a CDS encoding LOG family protein — translated: MKFRIGVMGSAQGPAMSKHSNEEKARALGRAIAEKRCILVNGSCPGLPDDAAEGAKKAGGFVLGISPAFSLKEHIKSYKSPIEHYDIILYTGMGLMERDIVNIRSSDAIVIIGGGIGTLNEFTVAFDEGKPLGILTETDGIADHIPEVVKLCHRKLNDRVIFDNNPRRLVARILDILRKDSGPILEDERIISNLTFEDDNTTSNVTITKSAKSTSHTDSL
- a CDS encoding ATP-dependent helicase, whose amino-acid sequence is MNLSNPTFSSAFASLNPAQKEAVETVYGPVLVVAGPGTGKTQVLALRIANILQKTDTNPGNILALTFTENAAISMRKRLLSFIGPDAHSVHINTFHGFCQDIISEFSEKFIFAKRLDALDDITKIQMMTEIIRSLKLDHLRPFSHPNFFIKDIQKMISDLKREGVSPEKFLELSEHEKEEFENISEEEKFNTKTRKIKGKYLEMETKITKNFEFHKVYEAYQKKLLETGFYDFDDMIAFVVKKMETDEDFAWTLRERYQFLLVDEFQDTNGLQMRILELFAEPPLSPLSGGSEPPEFRFSGGSEVDIDSHSQEEGANIFAVGDDDQSIYRFQGAALENILFFREKFPEAKIIPLTENYRSTQAVLDLASQSIAQNEERLTKKIQGLLKDLSSARNTKNILPEIHIFSHEEQEHFFLAEKIHELHEKKKIPYGEISVLFRNNAEGFELLDFLEKQNIPASFSGKGNALRTKLIRQILNTWRLLLSPSDDALFFECLHYSFWNIPIEVSWNIWEKVRRTKERKDGKLFHYFLVHRSEKEELPREFLVFAEHIERWRADLSNLSLIEFFQKMMTESGILESLANPLSPPYQGEVRPLSGGKDIPSLKNIEEINAINALFAEVKKYSEGNFQTNLESFLHRLDIREEFDLPLESRDILSSAENVQLLTVHKSKGLEFEAVFLIHGNRGKWGDKRIHSKISLPEGFLKFSHEENENEEERRLFYVAMTRTKTYLFLSRSAIDVTQSEKSESRFFTELPKDQYSEVQHTNADENQAVQVLKGQIFWSPKKSSVLPEDFLKSALDPENFALSHSAFENYRENPQKFLWENVLNVPTVKHPSAILGTALHRALEEFFRLFPKEDRESSEKVFLESLHREALTEDEFESLKKEGKEILKKYFMEYQGKFTSTYKTELNFRSHGVFLDGKIPLTGKIDKVEWISESQKTVKIIDYKATSPKSENEIRGLRDSDAGKITAGRYFRQMVFYSLLADFSSKFPEKAEVCEIDFLIPNDSGAFKKLTFSVTPEEKNALAEEIRLVWKRIQSLDFRPISLWGEKVREEVFAFGSLEEE